Proteins from one Deltaproteobacteria bacterium genomic window:
- the rsfS gene encoding ribosome silencing factor: protein MQSIDKARLCLKAIRERKALVPVLLYVEALTSVADYFLITSGSSTRQVQAIARHLQRTLRDAGLRCYGAEGEQEGQWVLLDYGDVIIHIFYQPLREFYDLEGLWSEAPQVEADGAASEDVAP, encoded by the coding sequence ATGCAATCCATTGATAAAGCACGGCTCTGTCTGAAGGCCATCAGGGAACGGAAGGCCCTGGTTCCGGTCCTGTTGTATGTGGAGGCCCTCACATCGGTTGCCGATTATTTTCTGATTACCAGCGGGAGTTCCACCCGGCAGGTTCAGGCCATTGCCCGCCATCTCCAGAGGACCCTGCGGGACGCAGGCCTTCGATGCTATGGCGCGGAAGGGGAACAGGAGGGCCAGTGGGTTCTTTTGGACTACGGAGATGTAATCATTCACATATTTTACCAGCCGCTCAGGGAATTTTATGACCTGGAGGGGCTCTGGAGCGAGGCCCCGCAGGTGGAGGCGGATGGTGCGGCTTCAGAGGATGTTGCCCCATGA
- a CDS encoding M48 family metalloprotease, with protein MNRICRALRYGVVFACTLSLLSYAPSPYVSEASALSIEDEREMGEEFMAQVLAQLQLVDDPFVNQYINDLGQYLIRPLETKSFPFNFYVIKDPTLNAFAAPGGHIFVFSGLIEAMDSIDELAAVICHEIGHISARHLSQRIEQSKTIGLATLAGILAGMLLGGEVAGAIMTGSIAAGMQAQLHYSREDERQADQLSFKYMTPTGFDPEGMIHALNKIQKGSYLGTGKIPAYLLTHPTGPERMANLESMLNKNASKTLSREAALLESRFPAFKTVITAKCLDPRDAERVFKKELEKDPAAPLAHFGLGMAYMEQSSYDRAIEELKQSLEAQPDFIPALRALGEVYQMNGQDKEAEAVLEKVLRLDHGDKTALFLLGVTYESAGRNREALRFFEKLSYLPPVRNDVFYHLGLLYGREKRLALAHYYFGVYFKRIGETQKAEFHFKKAGELAREDPDLRKKIQKETEEPGREAS; from the coding sequence ATGAACAGGATATGCCGCGCCCTTCGTTACGGGGTTGTCTTTGCATGCACCTTGTCCCTGTTGTCGTATGCGCCGTCTCCATATGTGTCTGAGGCGTCCGCCCTTTCCATTGAAGACGAGCGCGAGATGGGGGAGGAATTCATGGCCCAGGTGCTGGCCCAGCTCCAGCTCGTGGATGATCCGTTTGTCAATCAATACATCAACGACCTGGGTCAATACCTGATCCGTCCTCTGGAAACCAAGAGCTTCCCTTTTAATTTCTATGTGATCAAAGACCCTACCTTGAATGCCTTTGCCGCGCCGGGAGGCCATATTTTCGTATTTTCCGGGCTGATAGAGGCCATGGACAGCATCGATGAGCTGGCTGCGGTCATCTGTCACGAAATCGGCCATATCTCGGCAAGACATCTGTCCCAGCGAATTGAACAGAGCAAGACCATCGGGCTGGCGACGCTGGCCGGGATCCTGGCCGGGATGCTCCTCGGGGGCGAGGTTGCGGGGGCTATAATGACCGGGTCCATCGCGGCCGGAATGCAGGCGCAGCTGCATTACAGCAGGGAGGACGAACGACAGGCCGACCAACTGAGCTTCAAGTACATGACGCCGACCGGATTTGATCCGGAGGGAATGATTCACGCCCTGAATAAGATCCAGAAAGGGAGCTATTTAGGCACGGGCAAGATTCCGGCCTATCTCCTCACCCATCCCACGGGTCCCGAAAGGATGGCCAACTTAGAATCAATGCTGAATAAGAACGCCTCGAAGACATTGAGCCGGGAAGCCGCCCTGCTCGAGTCCCGCTTTCCCGCATTCAAGACCGTGATCACGGCCAAGTGCCTCGATCCCCGCGATGCGGAAAGGGTATTTAAAAAAGAGCTGGAGAAGGATCCCGCTGCTCCGCTCGCCCATTTCGGCCTCGGAATGGCGTATATGGAACAATCCAGTTATGACCGGGCCATCGAAGAGCTGAAGCAATCGCTTGAAGCGCAACCTGATTTCATCCCTGCTTTGAGGGCTCTCGGAGAGGTCTATCAGATGAACGGCCAGGACAAAGAGGCCGAGGCCGTATTGGAGAAGGTCCTCAGACTGGACCATGGGGATAAGACCGCTCTCTTCCTCTTGGGGGTTACCTACGAAAGCGCCGGCCGGAATCGGGAGGCCCTCCGGTTTTTTGAAAAGCTTTCCTATCTTCCGCCGGTAAGAAACGACGTATTTTACCACTTAGGCCTTTTGTACGGGAGGGAAAAGCGGCTGGCGCTCGCCCACTATTATTTCGGAGTCTATTTCAAGAGAATCGGGGAAACTCAAAAGGCCGAATTCCATTTCAAAAAGGCCGGGGAGCTGGCCAGGGAAGATCCGGACCTCCGGAAAAAAATCCAAAAAGAAACAGAGGAGCCCGGACGGGAAGCGTCGTGA
- the nadD gene encoding nicotinate-nucleotide adenylyltransferase, with protein MKIGILGGTFDPIHLGHLRSAEEICQRLDLEKVYLIPSASPPHKTDEAVTPFNHRLAMTRLAADISPCLEAMDLEGRRPGHSYSIETLRELHHIVGPDVDIFFILGMDAFLEITTWKEYEHLFDYAHFIIINRPGFETVKLREAVSRLGMGTQPATTGADFFTAPSGKTVRLVNTTLMDISSTRIREMVRDKRSIRFLVPESVGIYIAKNGLYR; from the coding sequence TTGAAAATCGGCATTTTGGGCGGGACATTTGATCCGATTCATTTAGGGCATCTTCGTTCTGCAGAGGAAATATGCCAGCGGCTGGATCTGGAAAAGGTATATCTGATCCCTTCCGCATCCCCCCCGCACAAGACAGACGAGGCCGTTACGCCATTCAATCACCGGTTGGCCATGACCCGGCTGGCCGCAGATATTTCTCCCTGCCTTGAAGCCATGGACCTGGAAGGAAGGCGACCCGGGCATTCCTATTCCATTGAGACCCTCAGGGAACTCCACCATATCGTCGGTCCGGACGTAGACATCTTTTTTATCCTGGGCATGGACGCCTTTTTGGAGATCACCACCTGGAAGGAATACGAGCATCTGTTTGACTATGCCCACTTCATCATCATCAACCGTCCCGGCTTTGAGACAGTCAAGCTCAGGGAGGCAGTGTCGCGTCTGGGGATGGGGACCCAACCGGCAACAACAGGTGCGGATTTTTTTACGGCCCCGTCCGGCAAGACGGTGCGGTTGGTGAATACGACCCTCATGGATATATCTTCCACCCGCATCAGGGAGATGGTAAGGGACAAGAGGTCGATTCGCTTCCTGGTCCCTGAGAGTGTCGGCATATATATTGCCAAAAACGGACTTTATCGGTAA
- a CDS encoding glutamate-5-semialdehyde dehydrogenase, protein MRLSHMMENMAREAREASRQLRRMGRRQKDDALELMATRLLEHQEEIVRENQKDLALARETGLSTAMIDRLTLDASVIADIAGGLREVAGLPDPVGEITGMWKRPNGLQVGRVRIPLGVIGFIYESRPNVTVDAAGLCLKSGNAVILKGGSEAIHSNMILGRILGEALTETGISRKAIQVIPTTDREAVTLLIGLEEWIDVIIPRGGEGLIRFVTSHSRIPVLKHYKGVCHVYVDRSASVQTAEEICYNAKVQRPGVCNAMETLLVHEAVAPNFLPKMVKRFRDAGVEIRGCPRCLDIIPDIRPAEEADWPAEFLDLILAVKIVTDMDEALDHIETYGSRHTEAIITRDYERSQRFLAEVDSSVVLVNASTRFNDGNQLGLGAEIGINTSKLHAFGPMGLEELTTTKFIVYGQGQTRD, encoded by the coding sequence ATGCGGCTTTCGCATATGATGGAAAATATGGCCCGGGAGGCCCGGGAGGCCTCACGGCAGCTCCGGAGAATGGGGAGGCGGCAGAAGGATGATGCCCTGGAGCTGATGGCAACGCGGCTTCTGGAGCACCAGGAAGAGATCGTCCGGGAAAACCAAAAGGACCTGGCCCTGGCAAGAGAAACAGGCCTCTCCACGGCCATGATCGACCGCCTGACCCTGGATGCCTCGGTCATAGCGGATATCGCGGGGGGTCTTCGGGAGGTGGCGGGCCTGCCCGATCCGGTGGGGGAGATTACGGGCATGTGGAAACGGCCCAACGGGCTTCAGGTAGGCCGGGTCCGGATCCCCCTGGGCGTTATCGGATTTATCTATGAATCCCGACCCAACGTGACCGTGGATGCGGCAGGCCTGTGCCTCAAATCGGGCAATGCAGTGATCCTGAAGGGGGGCTCTGAGGCCATCCATTCCAATATGATCCTGGGTCGCATCCTGGGTGAGGCCTTGACCGAGACCGGGATTTCCCGAAAGGCCATCCAGGTCATACCGACCACCGACCGGGAGGCCGTTACCCTCCTGATCGGTCTGGAAGAGTGGATCGACGTCATCATTCCAAGGGGGGGCGAAGGCCTCATCAGATTCGTCACCAGCCATTCCAGGATCCCGGTATTGAAGCATTACAAAGGCGTCTGCCACGTCTATGTGGACCGGTCCGCCTCCGTCCAAACGGCGGAGGAGATCTGTTATAATGCCAAGGTCCAGAGGCCCGGGGTCTGCAACGCCATGGAAACCCTCCTGGTGCATGAGGCCGTAGCCCCGAATTTTTTGCCGAAAATGGTGAAGCGGTTTCGGGATGCGGGCGTCGAGATCCGGGGATGTCCCCGATGTCTGGACATCATCCCGGACATCCGCCCGGCAGAAGAGGCCGACTGGCCTGCGGAGTTCCTGGACCTGATCCTTGCCGTCAAGATCGTTACCGATATGGATGAGGCCCTCGATCATATCGAAACCTATGGATCCCGGCATACGGAGGCCATTATTACCCGCGATTATGAGCGGTCCCAGCGGTTCCTGGCAGAGGTGGATTCCTCCGTGGTCCTGGTCAACGCCTCCACCCGGTTCAACGACGGCAACCAGCTGGGACTCGGCGCCGAGATCGGGATCAATACCTCCAAGCTGCACGCGTTCGGCCCTATGGGGTTGGAGGAACTGACCACCACCAAATTTATCGTCTACGGGCAAGGCCAGACGAGAGATTAA